In Oryza sativa Japonica Group chromosome 2, ASM3414082v1, the following are encoded in one genomic region:
- the LOC107276804 gene encoding UDP-glycosyltransferase 82A1 encodes MGTGRKPVDGDGDGAASAVVFLVPFPAQGHVTPMLHLARALAARGDVAPTVVLPDFIHRRVVRAGGNGGGGGVALASFPSGIPGGDDGDGDPGFASIVHAMENRMPAHLERVLMLMRDDDDDRLAAAGRRAACLTVVVDVLASWAVPVATRCGVAAVGFWPAMLASYRVVAAIPELIDRGLVSEYGIPILANGFNKNQGQVKANLQAEIISLFPEELELSTTDLPWLVGDAATQKSRFAFWLRTMERVKTLRCILVNSFPGEAIAAGADQQQPLPQDQQILQVGPLLATIVTDRAKGNSNLRCSPMKTTKNDTSTCQADDRTSCMEWLDQQRPGSVAYVSFGTWVAPIAPGEITELAVGLEATGRPFLWVLKDDPSWRAGLPAGYTDQYSGRGKIVAWAPQEDVLAHGAVGCYLTHCGWNSTLEAIRHGVRMLCYPVAGDQFINCAYIVRAWGIGIRLRSADRGEVVDCVGRIMEGEDGRRLREKLDELRERVMAGEALCVAKRNIEEFIRGISGQRLQ; translated from the exons aTGGGCACCGGACGCAAGCCtgtcgacggcgatggcgacggcgctgcatcagccgtcgtcttcctcgtgcCGTTCCCGGCGCAGGGCCACGTAACCCCGATGCTCCACCTggcgcgcgccctcgccgcgcgcggcgacgtCGCGCCCACCGTCGTCCTGCCCGATTTCATCCACCGCCGCGTCGTGCGGGCcggcgggaacggcggcggaggcggcgtggcgCTCGCCTCCTTCCCCAGCGGCATcccgggcggcgacgacggagacggCGATCCGGGCTTCGCCAGCATCGTGCACGCCATGGAGAACCGCATGCCCGCGCACCTGGAGCGCGTGCTCATGCTCatgcgcgacgacgacgacgaccgccttGCAGCTGCTGGACGGAGGGCAGCGTGCCTaaccgtcgtcgtcgacgtacTGGCGTCGTGGGCCGTCCCGGTGGCCACGAGGTGCGGCGTGGCGGCCGTGGGGTTCTGGCCGGCGATGCTGGCGAGCTACCGCGTCGTGGCGGCCATACCCGAGCTCATCGACAGGGGGCTCGTCTCGGAATACG GTATTCCCATATTGGCAAACGGATTCAACAAAAACCAGGGCCAAGTAAAAGCAAACCTCCAGGCTGAAATCATCAGCTTATTCCCCGAAGAACTAGAGCTAAGCACCACAGATTTGCCATGGCTCGTCGGCGACGCGGCGACCCAGAAATCAAGATTCGCCTTCTGGCTCCGGACAATGGAGCGCGTGAAGACCCTCCGCTGCATCCTCGTCAACTCCTTCCCCGGcgaggccatcgccgccggcgccgaccagCAACAGCCATTGCCGCAGGACCAGCAAATCCTCCAAGTTGGACCATTGCTAGCCACCATCGTCACTGATCGAGCAAAAGGCAACAGCAACTTGCGGTGTTCGCCAATGAAGACGACGAAGAACGACACCAGCACGTGTCAGGCAGACGACAGAACCAGCTGCATGGAATGGCTCGACCAGCAGCGTCCAGGTTCGGTGGCGTACGTCTCGTTCGGGACATGGGTCGCGCCGATCGCGCCGGGCGAGATCAccgagctcgccgtcggccTGGAGGCCACCGGCCGGCCGTTCCTGTGGGTCCTCAAGGACGACCCGTCGTGGCGAGCCGGCCTCCCCGCCGGATACACGGATCAGTACTCCGGCCGCGGCAAGATCGTCGCGTGGGCGCCGCAGGAGGACGTCCTCGCGCACGGCGCCGTCGGGTGCTACCTCACGCACTGCGGCTGGAACTCGACGCTGGAGGCGATACGGCACGGGGTTCGCATGCTGTGCTACCCGGTGGCCGGCGACCAGTTCATCAACTGCGCGTACATCGTCAGGGCGTGGGGGATAGGGATCAGGCTGCGCAGTGCCGACCGTGGCGAGGTGGTGGATTGCGTCGGGAGGATCATGGAAGGCGAGGACGGGAGGCGCTTGCGGGAGAAGCTGGATGAGCTGAGGGAGAGGGTTATGGCGGGTGAGGCATTGTGCGTAGCAAAGAGGAACATTGAGGAATTCATTCGTGGGATTAGTGGACAGAGATTACAATAG